One part of the Canis lupus dingo isolate Sandy chromosome 14, ASM325472v2, whole genome shotgun sequence genome encodes these proteins:
- the LOC112670705 gene encoding 60S ribosomal protein L39-like codes for MEPSMGFHLMILRSLPSVGGLKKKKKLSPFRRHPGCMWLTVIAMSSHETFRIKRFLAKKQKQNRPIPQWIQMKTGNKIRYNSKRRYWRRTKLGL; via the coding sequence atggagcccagtatggggttccatctcatgatcctgagatcactaccAAGCGttggaggtttaaaaaaaaaaaaaaagctctctccTTTCCGCCGCCATCCTGGTTGCATGTGGTTGACTGTGATCGCCATGTCTTCTCATGAGACTTTCAGAATCAAGCGattcctggccaagaaacaaaagcagaatcgtCCTATTCCCCAGTGGATTCagatgaaaactggtaataaaatcaggtacaaCTCCAAGAGGAGATACTGGAGAAGAACCAAGCTGGGTCTATGA